One Vicugna pacos unplaced genomic scaffold, VicPac4 scaffold_19, whole genome shotgun sequence genomic region harbors:
- the LOC140693517 gene encoding uncharacterized protein → MYAHSDCNFSTLTQRGSLALLRMRSQCQVVRWLGAPYPSRGSGPKASQLRRPLLLVESGKGSVTAKRGSVSPLHVSASAPRSIHLWQLGQKKARKLFPLASTSVALESVEAERKSPALRFEGPPATARGAGVFRVAQQGNQVTEGTVLGILVVRDMGTPLNSEEGQRDSSWKQGFQGDTLPRTGGLCPEQTPGRQCGAVGSSSEKGAETQGDFSTGEPGDHACKDHPHGMAKELVVPRLLMYVWRTRFNDSASLQDNSLKRRTDRAGGDLGFLPGMRWGSQPRSAFSAWMLKDQAHLKF, encoded by the exons atgtatgcacatagtgactgcaacttcagcacatt aacccagagaggatcgctggccctcctgcgcatgcgcagtcagtgccaagtggtccgctggttgggagctccatatccgagccggggatcgggcccaaaggcttctcaactacgtcgcccg cttctcctggtggagtcgggaaaagggagcgtcactgctaagcgaggttctgtctcccccctccatgtttctgcctcag ctccccgcagcatccacctgtggcaacttggccaaaagaaggcaagaaagctctttcccctcgccagcaccagcgtggctttggagtcagtggaggctgagagaaagagccccgccctgaggtttgaggggcctccagccacagccagaggagcgggggttttcagagtggcccagcagggaaaccag gtcactgaagggactgtgctgggcatcttggtggtcagggacatgggaacacctctaaactctgaagaaggacagagagactcttcctggaagcaaggattccagggagacaccttgcccagaactgggggactgtgtcctgagcagacccctgggaggcaatgtggggctgtggggtcctcttctgagaagggagcag aaacccagggggatttctcaacgggagaacctggagaccatgcctgcaaggaccaccctcatgggatggccaaggagctcgtggtacccag gctgcttatgtacgtttggaggaccaggttcaatgactcagcatccctccaggacaatagcctcaagagaagaacagacagagcaggaggagatctggggtttctcccaggaatgag gtggggttcccaaccccgctcagccttctctgcatggatgctgaaggaccaggcccacctgaagttctga